One genomic region from Sulfurimonas sp. encodes:
- a CDS encoding CNNM domain-containing protein, protein MDLLILYFTLAIGISFICSVLEAVLLSVNMSYISVLEKEKPKVGNLLRLQKTEISKSIASILILNTIAHTLGAASVGAQAAALFGNDAVVIISMIMTFAILFLSEIIPKTIGAVYWKQLAPASAYVIRFFIWITYPIILTTLAVTNKISKGNDDANSLTKEELLESMLISEDEGVIDEKESDVIENILNLDNIKVGEILTPRSVVFALDEALTIKEIIETKEDIFKFSRIPVYRESIEEVVGIVMTKRIFQQALQDNSVTLGSIKRNIFSINENIPVSKALDLFIDKKDHMFLITDNYDQTEGILTLEDCVETILGVEIVDESDSTVDMRELAKMKMKAKRKTKEK, encoded by the coding sequence TTGGATTTATTAATACTATATTTCACTCTTGCAATTGGAATATCATTTATATGCTCAGTACTTGAGGCAGTGCTTCTGTCTGTAAATATGTCATACATATCAGTACTAGAAAAAGAAAAACCAAAAGTCGGAAATCTTCTTCGTCTTCAAAAGACAGAGATTAGCAAGTCTATTGCATCTATATTGATTTTGAATACTATTGCCCATACTTTAGGAGCTGCTTCTGTTGGTGCACAAGCTGCTGCTTTATTTGGAAATGATGCGGTTGTGATTATTTCAATGATTATGACTTTTGCTATTTTATTTTTATCGGAGATTATTCCAAAGACCATTGGGGCTGTATATTGGAAACAGTTAGCTCCTGCATCTGCATATGTAATTAGGTTTTTTATATGGATAACATACCCTATTATCTTAACAACCCTTGCTGTTACAAACAAAATCTCTAAAGGTAACGATGACGCTAACTCTTTAACAAAAGAAGAACTTTTAGAAAGTATGCTAATCAGCGAAGATGAAGGCGTAATCGATGAAAAAGAATCAGATGTAATAGAAAATATTTTAAATCTTGATAATATAAAAGTTGGAGAAATTTTAACACCAAGAAGTGTTGTTTTTGCTCTTGATGAGGCACTAACTATTAAAGAGATTATAGAAACAAAAGAGGATATATTTAAATTTTCTCGTATTCCAGTTTATCGTGAATCAATAGAAGAAGTTGTTGGAATTGTTATGACAAAAAGAATTTTTCAACAAGCCTTGCAAGATAATAGTGTTACACTTGGAAGTATAAAAAGAAATATATTTTCCATAAATGAAAATATACCTGTTTCAAAAGCGCTTGATTTGTTCATCGATAAAAAAGACCACATGTTTTTAATAACTGATAATTATGACCAAACAGAAGGAATTTTAACACTAGAAGATTGTGTTGAAACTATTTTAGGTGTTGAAATTGTAGATGAAAGTGATTCTACTGTTGATATGCGTGAACTTGCAAAAATGAAAATGAAAGCAAAGAGAAAAACGAAAGAAAAGTAA
- the mgtE gene encoding magnesium transporter: MNKLQEYLNSHDLSEIHPSDIAKILKQLDDSEFVDALKFVPKDLIGDVALALPDRYFDDVVENLSVDELSYAVTELESDDQTDFMQELEELDESKASQVFETLDEDDKQEITKLKTYNEDEAGSYMQFEVFTALKSEKVQDVVRRFAILRKANEIENVQNLFITNKDNKLRFTIGLDDLLIFDFSKTINENIELSDDSFEPKLAVDTDDIKDIVQQFEEYDLSVLPIVNTYGVLLGRITSDDIYDIIQDEATEQMYNLAGVDDDAEEDDGILKAGRKRATWLSLNLLTAIAASLVIAMFSDTLESMVALAILMPIVASMGGNAGTQSLTVVVRQLALGEISQGDAKRIIKKEVSISLINGFIFAIIMAIVSALWFDMPLLGVVIALSMLINLFVAGFFGATIPLFLKKMDIDPAIGSTVILTTVTDVVGFFSFLGLATYILL, from the coding sequence ATGAACAAACTACAAGAATATTTAAATTCTCATGATTTAAGTGAGATTCACCCATCAGATATTGCTAAAATTTTAAAACAGCTAGATGATAGTGAGTTTGTTGATGCCTTAAAATTTGTACCAAAAGACCTTATCGGGGATGTAGCCCTTGCCCTTCCTGATAGATATTTTGATGATGTAGTTGAAAACCTTAGTGTAGATGAACTTTCTTACGCAGTAACAGAACTAGAGTCTGATGACCAAACAGATTTTATGCAAGAACTTGAAGAGCTAGATGAAAGCAAGGCTTCGCAAGTTTTTGAGACTCTAGATGAAGATGATAAGCAAGAGATAACTAAGCTTAAAACATACAATGAAGATGAAGCTGGTTCATATATGCAATTTGAGGTTTTTACAGCACTCAAAAGTGAAAAAGTTCAAGATGTTGTAAGACGCTTTGCAATTTTAAGAAAAGCAAATGAGATTGAAAATGTTCAAAATCTTTTTATTACAAATAAAGATAATAAATTAAGATTTACGATTGGTTTAGATGACCTTCTTATTTTTGATTTTTCTAAAACCATTAACGAAAACATTGAGTTAAGTGATGATAGTTTTGAACCAAAATTGGCAGTAGATACAGACGATATAAAAGATATAGTTCAGCAATTTGAAGAGTATGACCTCTCTGTTTTACCAATCGTTAATACTTATGGAGTCTTACTTGGTCGTATCACTTCTGATGATATTTATGACATCATTCAAGATGAAGCAACTGAACAGATGTACAACCTTGCTGGTGTTGATGATGATGCAGAAGAAGATGATGGCATATTAAAAGCGGGACGAAAACGCGCTACTTGGTTGTCTTTAAACCTTTTAACTGCTATTGCAGCTTCTTTGGTCATAGCGATGTTCTCAGATACCTTAGAGAGTATGGTTGCTTTGGCGATTTTAATGCCAATAGTTGCGTCTATGGGTGGAAATGCGGGAACTCAAAGTTTGACTGTTGTTGTAAGACAATTAGCTTTAGGTGAGATTTCTCAAGGTGATGCAAAGAGAATTATAAAAAAAGAAGTTTCTATCTCTCTTATAAATGGTTTCATCTTCGCTATAATTATGGCTATTGTATCTGCACTTTGGTTTGATATGCCTCTTCTTGGAGTAGTAATTGCTCTTAGTATGCTCATAAACCTTTTTGTAGCAGGTTTTTTCGGTGCGACTATCCCTCTGTTTTTAAAAAAAATGGATATAGACCCAGCCATAGGTAGTACAGTTATTTTAACTACCGTAACAGATGTAGTAGGATTCTTTAGTTTTTTAGGACTTGCTACATATATTTTACTATAA
- a CDS encoding DUF3015 family protein, with product MKKIILSVALILSLSSVSGFADAMDDIMQSKISKQSTDQSKVTTRGSSKKENAAAQQARLEQFASVNSNQLAKEIAMGHGELVDTLATMLKVDNKSVFVSKLQSNYGNIYTSQDMQTADILKNISKI from the coding sequence ATGAAAAAAATAATACTAAGTGTTGCTCTTATTCTATCACTAAGTTCAGTTAGTGGATTTGCAGATGCAATGGACGATATTATGCAAAGTAAAATTTCTAAGCAAAGTACTGATCAGAGTAAAGTTACTACAAGAGGTTCTTCTAAGAAAGAGAATGCAGCAGCCCAACAAGCTCGATTAGAACAATTTGCTTCAGTAAATAGCAATCAATTAGCAAAAGAGATTGCTATGGGACATGGTGAGTTAGTTGATACTTTAGCAACAATGCTAAAAGTAGATAACAAAAGTGTTTTTGTATCAAAACTACAATCTAATTATGGAAACATTTATACATCACAAGATATGCAAACAGCAGATATCTTAAAAAATATTTCTAAAATATAA
- a CDS encoding DUF4105 domain-containing protein: MPKNKSELASKDFFLADNGKTDALAELEATIYSLYNEQHFDDNSTACLFPARKHWLVKELKMKGLPKVNCEEFDYLMEQMSPDSVSLIFPFTQGSSPSSMFGHTFLRIDSKIKPKMLSYAFNYASESNDEDNHLEYMYKGFFGGYKGFYSLMPYYAKIKEYRDLEERDIWEYDLNFTKEETQQMIRHIWEVEINHSWYYFFTKNCSYKMLWIMESARPGLNLRKYFNYHVIPLETIRAVIDEGLVNKHHYRPARNTKLIAYESRLNSEDIKNVFNLSGDNLEPKEYLKDSDSNVQTKRFVLEASSEFVEYDYLKKDINESQYKSKIYKILKARASLGEGEHIEIIIPIDPVLSHRSFRVTAEIGTRNSKAISFIGVRPANHAIEDFDLGYSTGAQVEFMNLLFSYSKDDFNIEKATIVSVAALSPKSEFFKPNSYRFSFGLDRKFLSEGTEITANYSLGATWGNHYGYVYLLGDVLLYTDDFLTLGLGGIAGAVLYQGKDFKTNIEVNQRLYHTGENQLLFSFSQHYRSSQNTAISLSYEYIEKYKTDWNTFKLSLNYFF, translated from the coding sequence ATGCCTAAAAATAAAAGTGAGCTTGCTAGCAAAGATTTTTTTCTAGCAGATAATGGAAAAACAGACGCTTTAGCAGAACTAGAAGCAACAATTTATTCTTTATATAACGAACAACACTTTGATGACAACTCAACTGCTTGCCTTTTTCCTGCAAGAAAACATTGGCTTGTAAAGGAACTAAAGATGAAAGGACTTCCTAAAGTGAATTGCGAAGAGTTTGATTATTTGATGGAACAGATGAGCCCTGATTCTGTTAGTTTGATTTTTCCATTTACTCAAGGAAGTTCTCCATCATCTATGTTTGGGCATACATTTCTACGAATTGATTCAAAAATTAAACCAAAGATGCTCTCTTATGCATTTAATTATGCATCAGAATCTAATGATGAAGATAATCACTTAGAGTACATGTATAAAGGTTTTTTTGGTGGTTACAAAGGTTTCTATTCTCTTATGCCATATTATGCAAAAATTAAAGAATATAGAGATTTAGAAGAACGAGATATTTGGGAGTATGATTTAAACTTCACAAAAGAAGAAACTCAACAAATGATAAGACATATTTGGGAGGTTGAGATTAATCACTCATGGTACTATTTTTTCACAAAAAATTGTTCCTATAAGATGTTATGGATAATGGAATCAGCAAGACCAGGTTTAAATTTACGAAAATATTTTAACTACCATGTAATTCCATTAGAAACAATAAGAGCAGTAATTGATGAAGGATTAGTAAATAAACATCATTATAGGCCAGCAAGAAACACTAAACTAATTGCATATGAAAGTCGATTAAATAGTGAAGATATAAAAAATGTTTTTAACCTAAGTGGAGATAATTTAGAACCAAAAGAGTATCTTAAAGATAGCGATTCTAATGTACAAACCAAGCGTTTTGTATTAGAGGCTTCTTCTGAATTTGTTGAGTATGATTATCTAAAAAAAGATATTAATGAGAGTCAATATAAAAGTAAAATATACAAAATTCTAAAAGCTAGAGCCTCTCTAGGAGAAGGAGAGCATATAGAGATTATTATTCCCATTGACCCAGTATTATCACATCGTTCATTTAGAGTAACGGCAGAGATAGGTACTAGAAATTCAAAAGCCATAAGTTTTATAGGAGTTCGACCTGCTAATCATGCTATAGAAGATTTTGATCTTGGTTATTCAACTGGAGCTCAAGTGGAATTTATGAACCTTCTCTTCTCTTATTCAAAAGATGATTTCAATATTGAAAAAGCAACCATAGTTTCTGTTGCGGCTCTATCGCCAAAGAGTGAATTTTTTAAGCCAAACTCCTATCGTTTTTCTTTTGGGCTTGATAGAAAATTCTTAAGTGAAGGAACAGAGATTACAGCCAATTACTCACTAGGTGCAACATGGGGAAATCATTATGGATATGTGTATCTTTTGGGAGATGTATTACTCTATACAGATGATTTTTTGACATTAGGCTTAGGAGGAATTGCTGGAGCTGTTTTATATCAAGGAAAGGATTTTAAAACAAATATTGAAGTAAATCAACGTCTTTATCATACAGGGGAGAATCAACTTCTATTTTCATTTTCACAACACTATAGATCTTCACAAAATACAGCCATATCTCTTTCGTATGAATATATTGAAAAATATAAAACTGACTGGAACACATTTAAACTATCTTTGAACTACTTTTTTTAG
- a CDS encoding AMIN domain-containing protein: MIKVLFVSSLLLLSLEARENPFFPPKGEKDMTYTSNTVKSLSPLKRSSITLPSSARIIKKVTIEYENLDASIQTRSITLNNSVDWHLPVFISQSYEAPIVESKNIAIKSKQKKKTKYKKIASIKYATFLSSKKTLKIITKDKIIRNFLLPAPHRIVIDFKRDTSLKSYSKENKKGIFCKVRVGNHEGYYRAVIELDGRYRYKMSKVSNGYIFKLR, translated from the coding sequence TTGATTAAAGTTTTATTTGTTTCATCCTTGCTACTTCTGTCATTAGAAGCTAGAGAAAATCCTTTTTTCCCTCCCAAAGGAGAAAAGGATATGACCTACACTTCAAACACTGTAAAATCACTCTCCCCACTAAAGCGTTCATCAATCACTCTACCCTCAAGTGCGAGAATAATAAAAAAAGTAACTATTGAATATGAAAACCTAGATGCATCAATACAAACAAGAAGTATAACCCTTAACAATAGTGTTGACTGGCATCTACCTGTATTTATATCACAAAGTTATGAAGCACCAATCGTAGAATCTAAAAATATAGCTATTAAATCTAAACAAAAGAAAAAAACTAAATATAAAAAAATAGCATCTATAAAATATGCAACTTTCTTATCATCTAAAAAAACTCTTAAAATAATAACAAAAGATAAAATCATTAGAAACTTTTTGCTCCCAGCGCCACACAGAATAGTTATAGATTTTAAAAGAGATACAAGTTTAAAAAGTTACTCTAAAGAGAACAAAAAAGGAATCTTTTGTAAGGTTAGAGTTGGAAATCATGAGGGTTATTACAGAGCGGTTATCGAACTTGATGGAAGATATAGATACAAAATGAGTAAAGTATCAAATGGGTATATTTTTAAGCTTAGATAA
- the eno gene encoding phosphopyruvate hydratase, which yields MFIDSVSAIEVMDSRGNPTVKATVELSDGTIESAIVPSGASTGKREALELRDGDERYKGKGVLKAVSHVNNELSDALIGQSPFNQAMIDAIMKEVDGTENYGNLGANSVLGVSMAVARAAAKSLGMPLYRYLGGANAMTIPTPMLNIINGGSHADNSVDFQEYMIVPVGFTDFAEGLRASAEVYHSLKAILKSNKHNTALGDEGGFAPDLSSNEEPIQVILEAIEKAGYKAGEQIAIALDVAASELVVDGGYRLDSENRTVSSAELVDYYADLCAKYPIVSIEDGLSEDDWDGFKLMTEKLGDKIQIVGDDLFVTNVNILNEGINKEIANSILIKPNQIGSVSETMLTVRLAQRNGYTCVMSHRSGESEDAFIADFAVALNCGQIKTGSTARGERTAKYNRILEIENEVMYGEYLGSRIFN from the coding sequence ATGTTTATTGATAGCGTTAGTGCAATTGAAGTAATGGATTCTCGTGGAAATCCTACAGTTAAAGCGACAGTAGAGTTAAGTGATGGAACAATTGAGAGTGCTATTGTTCCTTCTGGAGCAAGTACAGGTAAGCGTGAAGCATTAGAACTTCGTGATGGAGATGAACGCTATAAGGGGAAGGGTGTTTTAAAAGCTGTTTCTCATGTTAACAATGAACTCTCAGATGCTCTTATTGGACAATCTCCTTTTAACCAAGCGATGATAGATGCTATTATGAAAGAAGTTGATGGCACAGAGAACTATGGAAATTTAGGAGCAAATTCTGTTCTTGGTGTTTCTATGGCTGTTGCTCGCGCGGCTGCTAAAAGTTTAGGTATGCCACTTTATCGTTACCTTGGTGGTGCAAATGCTATGACTATTCCTACTCCAATGTTAAACATCATAAATGGTGGTTCACATGCTGATAACTCTGTTGACTTTCAAGAGTATATGATTGTTCCTGTTGGTTTTACTGATTTTGCAGAAGGTTTACGCGCATCTGCTGAAGTTTACCACAGCCTAAAAGCTATACTAAAATCTAACAAACACAATACTGCTCTTGGTGATGAAGGTGGATTTGCTCCAGATTTATCTTCAAATGAAGAACCAATACAAGTTATTTTAGAAGCGATTGAAAAAGCTGGATATAAAGCAGGTGAACAAATCGCAATCGCTTTAGATGTAGCAGCATCTGAGCTTGTTGTAGATGGCGGATATAGACTTGACTCGGAAAATCGTACAGTAAGTTCTGCTGAGTTAGTTGATTATTACGCTGATTTATGCGCTAAATATCCAATAGTTTCTATCGAAGATGGTTTAAGTGAAGATGATTGGGATGGATTTAAGCTAATGACTGAGAAGCTTGGCGATAAAATTCAAATAGTTGGAGATGACCTTTTTGTTACAAATGTAAATATTTTAAATGAAGGTATCAACAAAGAGATAGCAAACTCAATCCTTATAAAACCAAATCAAATAGGTTCAGTAAGTGAAACTATGTTGACGGTTCGTTTAGCTCAAAGAAATGGGTATACTTGTGTTATGAGTCATCGTTCTGGTGAGAGTGAAGATGCTTTCATAGCTGACTTTGCAGTAGCATTAAACTGTGGTCAAATTAAGACAGGTTCAACCGCTCGTGGTGAGAGAACTGCTAAATACAACCGTATTTTAGAAATAGAAAATGAAGTTATGTATGGCGAGTATTTAGGGTCAAGAATCTTTAACTAA
- the recA gene encoding recombinase RecA: MDANKQKALDLAMKQIDKAFGKGALMRLGDKDIQPMQSISTGSIGLDLALGIGGIPQGRVVEIYGPESSGKTTLALQITAECQKAGGICAFIDAEHALDVVYAKNLGVDVENLLVSQPDYGEQALDIVETIARSGAIDLIVIDSVAALTPKVELEGEMSDQQVGLQARLMSKALRKLTGVLSKMNCTVIFINQLRMKIGMMGYGSPETTTGGNALKFYSSVRIDVRRIASLKQGESQIGNRVKAKVIKNKVAPPFRQAEFDIMFGEGISKEGELVDYGVKLDIIDKSGAWFSYEETKLGQGRENVKAKFKDEPELAAEIEEKIKIAMGISNVMVMDTSEIDDSDA, from the coding sequence ATGGACGCAAATAAACAAAAAGCATTAGACTTAGCGATGAAGCAGATTGATAAAGCATTTGGTAAGGGTGCTTTAATGCGCCTTGGTGATAAAGATATTCAGCCAATGCAATCTATTAGCACAGGCTCTATAGGGCTTGATTTGGCACTTGGTATTGGTGGAATTCCTCAGGGTCGAGTTGTAGAAATTTATGGACCTGAGAGTTCTGGTAAAACTACTTTAGCACTTCAAATAACAGCAGAGTGTCAAAAAGCAGGAGGAATATGTGCATTTATAGATGCAGAACATGCTCTTGATGTTGTATATGCTAAAAATCTTGGTGTTGATGTTGAGAATCTACTTGTTTCTCAACCTGATTATGGTGAGCAAGCTCTTGATATTGTTGAAACAATTGCTAGAAGTGGGGCAATTGATTTAATCGTTATTGATTCTGTTGCAGCACTTACTCCCAAAGTAGAATTAGAGGGTGAGATGAGTGATCAGCAAGTTGGTCTTCAAGCTAGATTAATGTCAAAAGCACTTAGAAAACTTACTGGGGTTCTTTCTAAAATGAACTGTACAGTTATTTTTATTAATCAGCTTCGTATGAAGATTGGAATGATGGGGTATGGTTCTCCTGAAACAACAACTGGTGGTAATGCTCTAAAATTTTATTCTTCTGTTCGTATAGATGTAAGAAGAATCGCTTCTTTGAAACAGGGTGAAAGCCAAATAGGTAATCGTGTTAAAGCAAAAGTTATCAAAAATAAAGTAGCACCACCATTTCGTCAGGCAGAATTTGACATAATGTTTGGAGAAGGAATCTCAAAAGAGGGTGAGCTAGTTGATTATGGTGTTAAATTGGACATAATTGATAAAAGTGGAGCTTGGTTTTCTTACGAGGAAACAAAACTTGGTCAGGGGCGTGAAAATGTTAAGGCTAAGTTTAAAGATGAACCAGAATTAGCAGCTGAGATAGAAGAAAAAATAAAAATAGCTATGGGTATTAGTAATGTTATGGTTATGGATACAAGTGAGATAGATGATTCAGATGCTTAG
- a CDS encoding menaquinone biosynthesis family protein, which produces MKTTLIAHSPDADDIFMYYAIKFGWVDMENTLFDNVAKDIQTLNEDALNGVYDIVAISFALYPHIKDDYAPLRTAVSFGEGYGPKLIKKKGVKLKRNFKVALSGKHTTNAMLFRIAYPDARITYMNFLEIEQAVLDGVVHAGVLIHESILTYDEALEVEREMWDIWQELAGDYLPLPLGGMAIRRSLPLNKAIEYEATLTKAVKVAREHKDRLSKMLIERDLVRIDAQTLDKYLELYANDDSITLSDIQYKAINKLFEIGYKHGFYDAQVNVQDFMIPTEYKELRNS; this is translated from the coding sequence ATGAAAACAACTTTAATAGCCCACTCTCCTGACGCCGATGATATATTTATGTACTATGCCATAAAATTTGGTTGGGTAGATATGGAAAATACTCTTTTTGATAATGTTGCAAAAGATATTCAAACTTTAAATGAAGACGCATTAAATGGTGTTTATGACATAGTTGCTATAAGTTTTGCACTTTATCCGCACATAAAAGATGATTATGCCCCACTAAGAACTGCTGTTAGTTTTGGTGAAGGTTATGGTCCTAAACTCATCAAGAAAAAAGGCGTTAAACTCAAAAGAAACTTCAAAGTAGCTCTTAGTGGAAAACACACTACAAATGCTATGCTTTTTCGTATAGCCTACCCAGATGCCAGAATAACATACATGAACTTCTTAGAAATAGAACAAGCAGTTTTAGATGGAGTTGTTCATGCAGGTGTTTTGATACATGAGAGCATCTTAACTTATGATGAAGCCTTAGAAGTTGAGAGAGAGATGTGGGATATTTGGCAAGAGTTAGCGGGAGATTATTTACCTCTTCCTCTTGGGGGCATGGCAATTCGCCGTTCACTTCCACTAAACAAAGCTATTGAATATGAAGCAACTTTAACAAAAGCTGTAAAAGTAGCACGAGAACATAAAGATAGACTCTCTAAAATGCTTATTGAAAGAGATTTAGTTCGCATTGATGCCCAAACCTTAGACAAATACCTAGAACTTTATGCAAATGATGACTCTATAACTCTTAGCGATATTCAATACAAAGCGATAAATAAACTTTTTGAGATAGGGTATAAACATGGCTTTTACGATGCACAAGTTAATGTGCAAGACTTTATGATTCCAACAGAATATAAAGAACTTAGGAACTCATAA
- the fliQ gene encoding flagellar biosynthesis protein FliQ: MEAKLIALGVETFKTALILALPGLLTGMFIGLAVSIFQATTQINEMTLSFIPKIIGVVVVIILTMPWMLNVMTDFATNVFGMMTEFIE, translated from the coding sequence ATGGAAGCAAAACTAATCGCATTAGGAGTTGAAACTTTTAAAACAGCCCTTATTTTAGCTCTTCCTGGTTTACTAACAGGTATGTTTATAGGTTTGGCTGTAAGTATTTTTCAAGCAACTACGCAAATAAATGAAATGACTCTATCTTTTATTCCTAAGATTATTGGTGTTGTTGTTGTGATTATTTTAACAATGCCTTGGATGCTAAATGTAATGACAGACTTTGCAACAAATGTCTTTGGTATGATGACTGAATTTATAGAGTGA
- a CDS encoding UDP-N-acetylmuramate dehydrogenase produces MSSKKINFSTFSSIKIGPSLDVKLLEEVNDFTKEYYLIGSCNNILLGNNPPKLMKLSKIYDYIKIEDAILKIGAATPSGKIASFCKKNNIANFEFVSHLPGTLGGLLFMNAGLKEYEIFNQLISIKTCNGKKLKKDIDFGYRYTDINSPILQATFHLNFGFNEDKIDMFKKMRLNQPSTPSAGSCFKNPKGDYAGRLIEEVGLKGKRIGDMEFSTKHANFLVNHGNGIFEDAISLIQEAQKKVYEKFNIWLECEVKILDKDYMSDSSPLIKKS; encoded by the coding sequence ATGAGTTCTAAAAAAATAAACTTCTCAACATTTTCTTCTATAAAAATAGGTCCAAGCCTTGATGTAAAACTTTTAGAAGAGGTAAATGATTTTACAAAAGAGTATTATCTCATAGGCTCTTGCAATAATATTTTACTTGGCAATAACCCTCCAAAACTAATGAAACTCTCTAAAATATATGATTATATAAAAATAGAAGATGCTATTTTAAAAATCGGCGCGGCAACACCATCTGGTAAGATAGCTTCTTTTTGTAAAAAAAACAATATTGCAAATTTTGAATTTGTATCTCATCTGCCAGGGACATTAGGTGGTTTGCTTTTTATGAATGCTGGCCTAAAAGAGTATGAAATCTTTAATCAACTCATATCTATAAAAACTTGTAATGGTAAAAAACTAAAAAAAGATATAGATTTTGGTTATAGATATACAGATATTAACTCTCCTATTTTACAAGCTACCTTTCATCTAAACTTTGGATTTAATGAAGATAAAATAGATATGTTTAAAAAGATGCGCTTAAATCAACCAAGTACACCATCGGCAGGTAGTTGTTTTAAAAACCCTAAAGGCGATTATGCAGGAAGACTTATAGAAGAAGTTGGACTAAAGGGCAAAAGAATTGGGGATATGGAGTTTAGTACAAAACATGCAAATTTTTTAGTAAATCATGGAAATGGAATATTTGAAGATGCTATCTCTCTCATACAAGAAGCTCAAAAAAAAGTTTATGAAAAATTTAATATTTGGCTAGAGTGTGAAGTAAAGATTTTGGATAAAGACTATATGAGTGACTCTTCGCCACTCATAAAAAAGAGTTAG
- a CDS encoding TIGR04219 family outer membrane beta-barrel protein — translation MKKILTTLACVVILASSLSANAIKVELGVGAWAQASSGELSYTDASNVTATDKSKEDSQTQAYLWVLLKHPVPILPNLRLEYANLNNNGLATGSFKNFTAPTNSKTTLGVTEFDIIPYYNILDNTLWITLDLGLDLKVADIKYEVDAVVVDAVTTDYSDSKTVVIPLVYLRARVEIPKTNIGLESDLKYISYGGNTVYDARVKIDYTFDIKSPIKPAIELGYRIQKIKLEDDSAGDANVDLDFSGVYAGLMLRF, via the coding sequence ATGAAAAAAATATTGACAACATTAGCATGTGTAGTTATTTTAGCCTCAAGTTTAAGTGCAAATGCTATAAAAGTTGAATTAGGTGTTGGTGCTTGGGCTCAGGCTTCAAGTGGAGAGCTTAGCTATACAGATGCTAGTAATGTTACAGCTACTGATAAATCAAAAGAGGATTCTCAAACACAAGCTTATTTGTGGGTTTTACTAAAACATCCAGTACCTATTTTACCAAATTTAAGACTAGAGTATGCAAACTTAAATAACAATGGTTTAGCAACAGGTTCATTTAAAAACTTTACTGCTCCAACAAATTCAAAAACAACTTTAGGTGTAACAGAGTTTGATATTATTCCTTACTACAATATACTTGATAATACATTATGGATAACACTAGACTTAGGACTAGACTTGAAAGTGGCAGATATAAAGTATGAGGTAGATGCCGTTGTTGTAGATGCAGTAACTACAGACTATAGCGACTCAAAAACAGTAGTTATCCCTCTTGTATATTTAAGAGCAAGAGTTGAGATTCCTAAAACAAATATAGGCTTAGAGAGTGATCTAAAGTATATTTCTTATGGGGGCAACACCGTATATGATGCTCGTGTTAAAATTGACTATACTTTTGATATAAAGTCGCCTATAAAACCAGCAATAGAATTAGGATATAGAATACAAAAAATCAAACTTGAAGACGATAGTGCAGGAGATGCTAATGTGGATTTAGATTTTTCAGGTGTTTATGCAGGTTTAATGCTTCGTTTCTAA
- the tpx gene encoding thiol peroxidase — protein MATVTFKNDIVCNLAGTEINVGDVAPVTTVVNCDPMLQDEQIGGEGKVQLVVAVPSLDTGVCDAETRRFNTEAASLEGVEVITVSMDLPFAAARWCGAAGISNLKVCSDFRNKDFANNYGVLLADGPLAGITARVIFVIGKDGKVTYKQVVPEITTEPNYEEALAAAKAAL, from the coding sequence ATGGCAACAGTAACTTTCAAAAATGACATCGTATGTAATTTAGCAGGAACAGAAATAAATGTAGGTGATGTAGCACCAGTAACAACAGTAGTAAACTGTGATCCAATGCTTCAAGATGAGCAAATCGGTGGAGAAGGTAAAGTTCAACTAGTAGTAGCAGTACCATCTTTAGATACAGGTGTTTGTGACGCTGAAACAAGAAGATTTAACACTGAAGCAGCATCTTTAGAAGGCGTTGAAGTTATTACAGTTTCTATGGACTTACCTTTTGCAGCAGCAAGATGGTGTGGAGCAGCTGGAATCAGTAACTTAAAAGTATGTTCTGACTTTAGAAACAAAGATTTCGCTAACAACTATGGTGTTCTTTTAGCTGATGGTCCTTTAGCTGGTATCACTGCAAGAGTTATTTTTGTAATCGGTAAAGATGGAAAAGTAACTTATAAGCAAGTTGTTCCAGAAATTACAACTGAGCCTAACTATGAAGAAGCTTTAGCAGCAGCAAAAGCAGCTTTATAA